AAACCAAACAAATGATGCACTGCATGGATTGACAAAGGATCCTATAAATGTACTTGGATCTTTAATAATGTGGATCATTATCTGAATTATTTTAACAGGCTCTGGTTAATGTACCTGCACCTTCTGATCGCACTGTCCGAAGGAGTATAGCAAGCAATGACTTCTCCATTGGAGCAGATATTCAAGTATATAATTGTCTCTGTGTTACTGCACTTATGTAGATGGTGTTTTAGACTAAAGTTTTGGACAAACTAGCTAAGATGTATCCTGATGTGCGTTGGTGGTTAAAGGGTGATGGCACAGATGTTGTAAAGGGCCTTTGGAAATCTACATTAGGAGAGTGGGCACGAGATGTTGACCTAAATGACGGGAATCTACAACAACAATACACTAAATACAAGTGTAGAATGGAAGAAGTGAAAGGTCTTGGTATAGGAAAATCTATTGAAGAGATAAGAAGTATTTTGAGTCAAGAGGTTGCAGCCATCAGGATTGATCTTTCTTTTATATCAAATGGTATGTATTTTTATACTGTATATTTCAGGTTACTTGCATAAACCTATTGATGCCTATCATATATCAGCATGTGAACTGCTCAATACTAGGTTCAACACCAGGCTCTGGCTCgatacaatgttacttcttttGCATGCTGTGCTATTGTGTAAAAtaaactgtatgtgtgtactatgcCTTATATTCTTACAGAGCTGCAAAACATCAATAAAAATTACGAAGAGAAGCTACGAAGTGGTTCAACAGAAAAAAACATGTTTATACTAACTTGGGAGATTGAAGAACTGAAAAGCATCAACAATGAAGGACGCACGATCCATGAAGATTTGCTTGTTTGCATTAACTTCTGTACATCCAGTTTATTTGAATGAAACAATGTGgctagcaagagtaaataatggcttaccatgcggtagcttaagaaggatgcgggcggtggatgagaaactaataatcaccaaataggggcctaattgtatttttgtaactgtAAGAATTGTATGTAAGGGATAACCTTGTACAGGTAAATGCCTTTTGTGTATCTCTTTAAACAAtttgacaataataataattctttACCTTAATAATAGTTACGTCTTTTATAGTGAGTTTTGAAGGGTACTCCCTGTCCAACGACGAGTGGCTTCTAATGAATAGGTCGTAGGTGAGGGTTTCTTTCCTTCTTATCGAGTAACCTTTAATTTTCACAGGCCTTAGTTCGATAGAAAAGACATCGAAACTAGGGATAATATACATAAAGCTATCTCCTACAGCAGTGACCATAACGACATCGTCCTTTTCAGAACAAGAAGGAGTGTCTGAGCATGGACGAAACTGTCTAGGGACATAATGCACCTTTATATCGTCACAATCACCAGTATCCCATATCGAAGCAGAGTTCAAAGAACCAGGGTCACCTGAAGTCTCGCCTGAAGTCGCCATTTTACCATGCGGCCAAATATCTCAAATGATTACGTAGTATTTcgtcatgtcctacctcctctgatATAGTACTACACAATGTAAATACGCAGTCAGtccagacaaaaaaaaaaaacctagaAATTAATCCAAGACAACAAATGTGCATTATATAGATAAGTGACCCTACCAAATACCAATCCCACCCCCGGGTAACCAAGGGCACAGTGAGAAAAATTTTTAaatcctgactgttgtat
This genomic interval from Dysidea avara chromosome 15, odDysAvar1.4, whole genome shotgun sequence contains the following:
- the LOC136245700 gene encoding uncharacterized protein, coding for MYVLFGTKWCNIFSGPMWSYAPVNQTNDALHGLTKDPINALVNVPAPSDRTVRRSIASNDFSIGADIQTKVLDKLAKMYPDVRWWLKGDGTDVVKGLWKSTLGEWARDVDLNDGNLQQQYTKYKCRMEEVKGLGIGKSIEEIRSILSQEVAAIRIDLSFISNELQNINKNYEEKLRSGSTEKNMFILTWEIEELKSINNEGRTIHEDLLVCINFCTSSLFE